The genome window AATTTATGACGATCTGCGCGAGGTCGGTGAGGATTGTGGTCGCCATCGTGTGGCGAGGCTGATGCGTCTTGAAGGTCTGCGCTCTCAGACAGGGTATCGACGCCGCCCTGGCAAGTACGGCGGTAAGCCAGCGGTCGCCTCACCCAATTTGCTGAAGCGCCAGTTCGATGTCGTAGAACCCAACAAAGTTTGGGTCACCGACATCACCTACATTCGCACGTATGAAGGCTGGCTGTATTTGGCGGTGGTGCTGGATCTGTTTTCCCGTCAGGTCGTTGGCTGGTCAATGAAGTCGCAGATGACCAGTGATTTGGCAATTGATGCGTTATTGATGGCGGTTTGGAGGCGAAAACCGAAACAGGAGGTGATGGTTCACTCCGACCAGGGCAGCCAGTACAGCAGCTCCGATTGGCGCTGCTTTTTGAAGGCAAACAATTTGGTTGCCAGCATGAGTCGCCGAGGCAACTGTCATGACAATGCCGTGGCCGAGAGCTTTTTCCAGCTTCTGAAACGGGAACGGATCAAGCGAAAAATCTACACCACGCGGGAAGATGCTCGGAGTGATGTGTTCGATTACATCGAGATGTTCTACAACGTAAAACGCCGCCATGGTTTCAACAATCAGCTGTCACCGGTAGAGTTTGAAAAGCGTTACGCAATGAGCTTGCAAGGTGTCTAAAGAATCCGGGGCGATTCATGGTGCAGTCTCAGTTATTGAGCGGGAGATCGGTAATCAACAAAAAATGCTCGTTGATTTTCTTGAACCCACCAACCTGCTCTTGACCGTACAGTTGCTTAAAAACCAGGCGCTGCGAGCAAAAAATGTCGAAGCGGTGCAGCGTCTCACTTCGACGCTGCTCGGAGT of Pseudomonas fluorescens contains these proteins:
- a CDS encoding IS3 family transposase (programmed frameshift), which produces MSNPRYPEEFKIQAVNQVTEKKLPVADVAARLGVSSHSLYAWIKRYSKPQAERQQDDDQHAELRRLRAELKRVTEERDNLKKGRRVLCQGVRLKYAFIKQRAGDYSIRRLCLTLKVHPSGYYAWLSEPQSARAKDDQRLLGLIKHSWLESGGVYGYRKIYDDLREVGEDCGRHRVARLMRLEGLRSQTGYRRRPGKYGGKPAVASPNLLKRQFDVVEPNKVWVTDITYIRTYEGWLYLAVVLDLFSRQVVGWSMKSQMTSDLAIDALLMAVWRRKPKQEVMVHSDQGSQYSSSDWRCFLKANNLVASMSRRGNCHDNAVAESFFQLLKRERIKRKIYTTREDARSDVFDYIEMFYNVKRRHGFNNQLSPVEFEKRYAMSLQGV